From the genome of Globicephala melas chromosome 11, mGloMel1.2, whole genome shotgun sequence, one region includes:
- the HMGA1 gene encoding high mobility group protein HMG-I/HMG-Y isoform X2 encodes MSESSSKSSQPLASKQEKDGTEKRGRGRPRKQPPKEPSEVPTPKRPRGRPKGSKNKGAAKTRKTTTTPGRKPRGRPKKLEKEEEEGISQESSEEEQ; translated from the exons ATGAGCGAGTCGAGCTCGAAGTCCAGCCAGCCCTTGGCCTCCAAGCAGGAAAAGGACGGCACTGAGAAGCGAGGGCGGGGCAGGCCGCGCAAGCAGCCTCCG AAGGAGCCCAGCGAAGTGCCAACGCCTAAGAGACCTCGGGGCCGACCGAAGGGGAGCAAAAACAAGGGCGCTGCCAAGACCCGG AAAACCACCACAACTCCAGGGAGGAAACCAAGGGGCAGACCCAAAAAACTG gagaaggaggaagaggagggcatCTCGCAGGAGTCCTCAGAGGAGGAGCAGTGA
- the HMGA1 gene encoding high mobility group protein HMG-I/HMG-Y isoform X4: protein MSESSSKSSQPLASKQEKDGTEKRGRGRPRKQPPKEPSEVPTPKRPRGRPKGSKNKGAAKTREKEEEEGISQESSEEEQ from the exons ATGAGCGAGTCGAGCTCGAAGTCCAGCCAGCCCTTGGCCTCCAAGCAGGAAAAGGACGGCACTGAGAAGCGAGGGCGGGGCAGGCCGCGCAAGCAGCCTCCG AAGGAGCCCAGCGAAGTGCCAACGCCTAAGAGACCTCGGGGCCGACCGAAGGGGAGCAAAAACAAGGGCGCTGCCAAGACCCGG gagaaggaggaagaggagggcatCTCGCAGGAGTCCTCAGAGGAGGAGCAGTGA
- the HMGA1 gene encoding high mobility group protein HMG-I/HMG-Y isoform X1, producing the protein MSESSSKSSQPLASKQEKDGTEKRGRGRPRKQPPVSPGTALVGSQKEPSEVPTPKRPRGRPKGSKNKGAAKTRKTTTTPGRKPRGRPKKLEKEEEEGISQESSEEEQ; encoded by the exons ATGAGCGAGTCGAGCTCGAAGTCCAGCCAGCCCTTGGCCTCCAAGCAGGAAAAGGACGGCACTGAGAAGCGAGGGCGGGGCAGGCCGCGCAAGCAGCCTCCGGTGAGTCCCGGGACGGCGCTGGTAGGGAGTCAG AAGGAGCCCAGCGAAGTGCCAACGCCTAAGAGACCTCGGGGCCGACCGAAGGGGAGCAAAAACAAGGGCGCTGCCAAGACCCGG AAAACCACCACAACTCCAGGGAGGAAACCAAGGGGCAGACCCAAAAAACTG gagaaggaggaagaggagggcatCTCGCAGGAGTCCTCAGAGGAGGAGCAGTGA
- the HMGA1 gene encoding high mobility group protein HMG-I/HMG-Y isoform X3: MSESSSKSSQPLASKQEKDGTEKRGRGRPRKQPPVSPGTALVGSQKEPSEVPTPKRPRGRPKGSKNKGAAKTREKEEEEGISQESSEEEQ; the protein is encoded by the exons ATGAGCGAGTCGAGCTCGAAGTCCAGCCAGCCCTTGGCCTCCAAGCAGGAAAAGGACGGCACTGAGAAGCGAGGGCGGGGCAGGCCGCGCAAGCAGCCTCCGGTGAGTCCCGGGACGGCGCTGGTAGGGAGTCAG AAGGAGCCCAGCGAAGTGCCAACGCCTAAGAGACCTCGGGGCCGACCGAAGGGGAGCAAAAACAAGGGCGCTGCCAAGACCCGG gagaaggaggaagaggagggcatCTCGCAGGAGTCCTCAGAGGAGGAGCAGTGA
- the SMIM29 gene encoding small integral membrane protein 29 isoform X2 gives MSNTTVPNAPQASSDSMVGYVLGPFFLITLVGVVVAVVMYIQKKKRVDRLRHHLLPVYSYDPAEELHEAEQELLSDVGDPKVVHGWQSGYQHKRMPLLDVKT, from the exons ATGAGTAACACCACAGTGCCCAATGCCCCACAGGCCAGCAGCGACTCCATGGTGGGCTATGTGTTGGGGCCCTTCTTCCTCATCACCCTGGTCGGGGTGGTGGTGGCCGTG GTAATGTATATCCAGAAGAAAAAGCG GGTGGACCGGCTTCGCCATCACCTGCTCCCTGTGTACAGCTACGACCCTGCTGAGGAGCTGCACGAGGCTGAGCAGGAGCTCCTCTCTGACGTGGGAGACCCCAAG GTGGTCCATGGCTGGCAGAGTGGCTACCAGCACAAGCGGATGCCCTTGCTGGATGTCAAGACATGA
- the SMIM29 gene encoding small integral membrane protein 29 isoform X1 has translation MSNTTVPNAPQASSDSMVGYVLGPFFLITLVGVVVAVVMYIQKKKRVDRLRHHLLPVYSYDPAEELHEAEQELLSDVGDPKVSTLGTARISRGGPALLIPLKTEPGSALSLPHVGRG, from the exons ATGAGTAACACCACAGTGCCCAATGCCCCACAGGCCAGCAGCGACTCCATGGTGGGCTATGTGTTGGGGCCCTTCTTCCTCATCACCCTGGTCGGGGTGGTGGTGGCCGTG GTAATGTATATCCAGAAGAAAAAGCG GGTGGACCGGCTTCGCCATCACCTGCTCCCTGTGTACAGCTACGACCCTGCTGAGGAGCTGCACGAGGCTGAGCAGGAGCTCCTCTCTGACGTGGGAGACCCCAAGGTGAGCACTCTGGGGACAGCGAGAATCAGCAGAGGTGGGCCTGCTCTATTGATACCCCTGAAGACAGAGCCTGGTTCTGCTCTCAGCCTTCCCCATGTGGGCCGTGGCTAG
- the SMIM29 gene encoding small integral membrane protein 29 isoform X3: MGRACDWVMYIQKKKRVDRLRHHLLPVYSYDPAEELHEAEQELLSDVGDPKVSTLGTARISRGGPALLIPLKTEPGSALSLPHVGRG; this comes from the exons ATGGGACGGGCATGCGACTGG GTAATGTATATCCAGAAGAAAAAGCG GGTGGACCGGCTTCGCCATCACCTGCTCCCTGTGTACAGCTACGACCCTGCTGAGGAGCTGCACGAGGCTGAGCAGGAGCTCCTCTCTGACGTGGGAGACCCCAAGGTGAGCACTCTGGGGACAGCGAGAATCAGCAGAGGTGGGCCTGCTCTATTGATACCCCTGAAGACAGAGCCTGGTTCTGCTCTCAGCCTTCCCCATGTGGGCCGTGGCTAG